Proteins from a single region of Glycine soja cultivar W05 unplaced genomic scaffold, ASM419377v2 tig00017300_1_pilon, whole genome shotgun sequence:
- the LOC114404278 gene encoding uncharacterized protein LOC114404278: MNNGHPIIHMKFGSNTMEQPTQYGSNNTEVDIFFADGLSEVRADLKIYESIIINFFACDDNTIFDLHFTPPLNQQTCGRPILHSRVHAWRTEITQCILGAPQPLEIQSHARKYLKQCENHLTILRKNAPPLQWDVVTLDRDIKDKSIVRPWYKFLRENDFHHGDEVSFYYRPHERIWEIVIRRERKWL; encoded by the exons ATGAACAATGGGCACCCAATTATCCACATGAAGTTCGGTTCAAATACAATGGAGCAACCTACCCAATACGGGTCCAACAACACCGAGgtagatattttttttgcagATGGACTCTCAGAGGTCAGGGCAGATTTAAAAATCTACGAGTCTATTATCATCAACTTCTTTGCCTGCGATGATAATACCATCTTTGATCTACATTTTACACCTCCCCTTAATCAACAGACATGCGGTAGACCAATACTTCATTCCCGTGTACATGCCTGGAGAACTGAAATTACCCAATGTATACTAGGTGCTCCCCAACCACTG GAAATCCAATCACATGCAAGGAAATATCTGAAACAATGTGagaatcacttgacaattttaagGAAGAATGCACCTCCTCTGCAATGGGACGTCGTTACACTTGACCGCGACATTAAAGATAAAAGTATCGTCCGGCCATGGTACAAGTTTCTCAGGGAAAACGATTTCCATCACGGAGACGAGGTATCATTCTATTACCGGCCACATGAAAG